The following DNA comes from Paenibacillus crassostreae.
TTACCAATATAATCCGGCCTTATCGGAAGTTCGCGATGTCCACGATCTGCTAATACCGCTAGTTGAATCATCCGTGGACGACCACAATCCATTAGAGCATCCATCGCAGCACGAATTGTACGTCCTGTATAGAGGACATCATCGAACAATATAATGGTTTTATCCTGAATGCTTACATTACCTAAACTGCTCTTTAATTGATTCAGTGCTAGATTTCCATCTTGCACCACATGGGCCTGTTCTTCTAAACGATCATCCCGATATGCCGTTACATCCAACTCACCACAGATGATTGGAGTTCCTTCAATTTCCTCAATTCGTTGAGCGATGCGTTGTGCTAAGTAAATTCCACGTGTGCGAATTCCAATCAGAATACAATTCTCAATTCCTTTGTTCTTCTCTATAATCTCATGGGCAATTCTTGATAATGCTCGTCTAATTGCTGTCTCATCCATAATCACATGTACTTCTTTAGCCATTATTCATTACCCCTTTACAGGAATTCCTTCATTAGTTCCCGTGACATACAAAAAAACTCCTTGCCCTAAAGGCAAGGAGTTTACTTCGTTATTCAATCCAATAGCTATTGGATTGAATAAGAGGACGCCCATCAACGACACGTATACGAATATACGAGTGTCATGCGGTGAACCTCGGTTCACGTAACCTTGCCAGTCTCACGGGACTGAATTAAAGGTGCTATTCATCTACGAGAATTATGACAGAACCAATGAATGATGTCAACCGCAGTCCGCAAAAGTCGAATAGGACAAGTAGAAACGGCAATGCCGTCCTTTTTCAAAGACGGCACCCGTTTCAGCGGAAATATAAGGAATAGAGTATCAAGTGAAACTTATACTTTCTTATATTTCAAAAAAAGGGTATCTACCAATGGCAGACACCCTTCTATTAAAATTCAAATTCAACCTGGCTTAAGCGACGTTTAATTTCACTGATTACTCTCTTCTCATCCTCTTCACCATTCGCAATAAAGGTAACTGAGAAACGAACAAAGTGGCCAGCATCATCCCACGGTACTGTCGAAATGAGTTGTTCACGAATAAGAAATTGTGAGAAATCTTCACCCGATGTAAATCGTTGCCCACCTTTGACACCCTTTGGTGCTTCTACATATAAGAAAAATGAGCCTTTAGGTTTCTCGGCTGAGAATCCTAATTCATTCAAAGCGTCCACCAATAAGTTATGACGGCGAGAGTATTTAAGTGCAATTTGTTCAGTGATCTCAGGGCGAGAAAGACCATATGCTGCCGCCTTTTGGATGGCTATGAACTGACCAGAATCATTGTTATCTTTCACATCACTGAAAGCTTTAACAATAAGGGGATTTCCAGCTACAAAACCAATTCGCCAGCCCGTCATATTATATGACTTAGAAAGGGAATGAAGTTCAATCCCTACATCCTTAGCCCCTTCAACAGAAAGAAAACTGAGTGGTTTCATGCCATCATAAGTTAAGGCAGCATAGGGTGCGTCATGTACAACAACTACATCATATTTTCTAGCCCATTCTACCACTTCAGTGAAGAACTCCACGGTCGCACTAGCCCCAGTTGGGTTATTAGGGTAATTCAAATATAAAAGTTTGGCACGACGTGCAATATCTGCAGGAATATCGTTTAAATTCGGTAGGAATTTGTTTTCCTTCTTCAATTCAACTGTAAATACTTCTCCACCCAAATACTTCGTATGTGTTCCCAGTACCGGATAACCTGGTACTGTCATTATCGTGATATCACCTGGATTGATAAAGCAAGAAGGCAACATAGCTAATGCTGGCTTCGATCCAATCGAGTGTACGATTTCGTTAACTGGATCAATACCATCTACACAGAATACTTCCTGTAAATATTTCGCAGCGGCCTCCTTAAATTCCGAAATACCATTATCAGCATAGCCTCTATTCTCCGATTTAGCCGCTTCTTCAGCTAATTTCGTAACAATCGATGCATCCGCCATCTCATCGGGTTCTCCCACTCCCATATCAATTAATTCTATGTTGGGGAAATCTTTCTTGGCAGATGCTTTAGCACGCTTTATCTTTTCGAATTTATAGATTTCTGTACCTTTACCATAGTTGGAACCACCGATTCGATCGGCAAAATTCGTTTGTATATACGTTTGCTGATATTGTTCAATACTCATGTTAATTCATCTCCTATTTAGGCGAAATTCTATCCCTAAATATGAAGGAATCCATGGCAATATGCCATGGATTAATCTTCTTATCATTTGCACTTTTAGCGACTACGTAGACTAGCAAGTAGATCTTGTAGGTCTTGTGGTATATCAGCATTGAATTCTAGATATTCACCACTTGAAGGATGATTAAATCCTAATACAGCTGCATGTAACGCTTGTCCACCAAATTTGATTCCTTTTCCTCGTCCATATATGGGGTCCCCAACCAAAGAATGACCAATAAACTTCATATGGACACGAATCTGATGAGTTCGTCCTGTTTCAAGCTTAAGTTCTAGCAATGTATAATCACCTAGACGTTCCTGTACTGTAAAATGTGTCACGGCTTGTTTACTATTCTTCTCCTTAACCGTGTACATTTTGCGATCTAGAGGATCTCGTCCAATAGGTGCATCAACGGTCCCTTGATCATGACCAATACTTCCTTGTACCAACGCAATATAGCGTCGAGTCACTGTATGTTCCTTTAATTGTGCTGCTAGAGAGGCATGTGACTTGTCATTCTTCGCAGCCATAATCAATCCGGATGTATCTTTATCTATACGATGGACGATGCCTGGACGTAATTCACCATTAATACCCGATAAATCCTTACAATGATACATTAGAGCATTAACTAACGTACCTGAAGAATGACCTGGTGCTGGATGTACAACCATCCCTCTTGGCTTATTCACAACGATAAGATCTTGATCTTCATATACAACTTCAAGCGGAATATCCTGTGCTATGATTTCGACTAATGTTGGTTCAGGAACAATAACTTCAATTTGATCCCCCACAGATAGCTTATAATTCGCCTTAACCGTATTTCCATTCACTTTCACATGGTCACCATTGATCCATAATTGAACCTGTGAACGGGAAACATCTTCACCCCATACTTCAGTAATATACTTATCAATACGCTCTTTACCAGAACCTTCTTCAACTATAAATTCTCTGATATCTAAATCAGGATTAAATACATCATCTTCGTTGGTCTTGTTGTCATTCACGCTTCTTCATTTCCTTCCGTATTCGGATTCGATGGATTTCTTTTCATATCAAGGAAGGAGTCCAGAATAATCAATCCAACACCTACAACAATACATGAATCCGCTACATTAAAAATAGGGAATGTATAGTTGCCAAAGTTGAACATCAAGAAATCTACCACTTCACCTGCAATGACACGGTCAATAAAATTACCTATCGCCCCACCTAGTACCAAACTAAGTGCTAAAGGCAATAATTTATTACTTGTTTTCATCACTTTTTGTAAATACCAAATAATAGCTATAACGACGATACTCGTAATCAAGATAAAAAACCAGCGTTGATCCTGAAGGATTCCAAAAGCAGCACCACGATTACGATGTGATGTTATCAGAAAGAAATTGCCAATCACCGGTATTTGTTCGGACAATTCCATCCGGCTGGCAACCAAATATTTCGTTCCTTGATCCACTAAAAAAGCAACTAACGCGATTATGTAATATACCACAGCTACAAGTCACTCCAATCCTATGATTTCCACCATTCACACGAATCATAAAATTCATTATTATAAACCGAATGACAGACATGTTCATTGTAGCACAGGCGGTCTAAAATCGTCCATAAAGGACCAAAGGCGAGAACATTTTCCTAATTAAAACAGCATCGATACGCACACTCTATAGCAAGAGAAAAAATGAGCCTCTCCCAAGATTATAGAAAGGAGCTACCTATGACACAGTCGCTATCATCAGCACAAATAAATCATCTACGTCAAATGCTCGAACTTGAAAAAGAGGATATCACAAACCGTACGAAAAATAATGAACATAATGGACTTGAAGATTCCTTACGTTATCAAACAGGTGAACTATCCAGTATAGACAACCATCCAGGTGACGTTGCAACAGAACTCTATTACCGTAGTATGGATATTTCACTTCTAGAACACGATGACTTACAATTAGATCGAATTGAGAATGCATTGACTCAAATGAATGAAGGTACCTATGGAACTTGTACAATTTGTGGTCAATCCATACCCTATGATCGACTACTCGCTGTTCCTGCTACGCGATACTGTAAAGAACATTCACCAAGACAACAAGTATCAGATGACCGTCCGGTTGAGGAAGAAATTCTAATGCCTCCTTTTGGGCGTACTAGCTTGGATGAGCGGCATGACCAGAATGGATTTGATGGTGAAGATGCCTGGCAAACTGTAGAGCGTTGGGGCACATCTAATTCACCAGCTATGGCTGAGGACAATCAAATTGAAAGTTATGATGACATGGCCATTGAAGCTGATGATGAAATCGAAGGATGTGTTGAGTCCTTAGAAAGCTTCGTCTCCGCAGATATTGAAGGAAATCCAACAGGTATTGTTCGTAATCATCACTATCACAAGTATATGTCGAGCGATGAGGGCATTGATACTCTTACACAACAGGATATGATTCCTTAAAGTCAATAATTTAATTCCAATTGTCTTTGTACAATGCGTACAATATCAGCTATATAATCTCCAACAATAGGTAAATTTAATGCTCCAAGTAATTGCAAAACATAAATGATCGTCGCTGCAAAAAAAGTAAATCCAATTGCTATTCCTACACCACGTGCTGTACCTGATAGTATATTAAGCCATATTAGTCGCCATGGCCGATGTAATAACTCTGTATATTGGGCTATACGTGATCTTTCTAATTGGTCTGCTACCTTCATCATTAGATTATAGGTATCTTCTGAACGATCCTGTTTAATGGTCGTATCTTTTGTAACATCTGCCACATTGTTTGCTCCTTTTGGCGCTCAATGATGAAGAAGAAACGAGCCTTAACCCGTGCGGGAATCAATTTTCCCGAATCGGCTTAAGGCTCGTTTGTCTTTAGTTAACACTATTATGTTCCAAAAGATCACGTCTTAATCTGCAATATAGATACCAACGGTTTTACCAGCAATCTCAACTTGTTCCATCGTTTCATTCGAACCAAACAATAATTCACTCACTAACACATTTTCACGTAATACATGATTAAATGTAGTAATAGCTTCTTTCAGTTCGTCATCAACAGCTAACGTCAAGACAACACGCTTCTCAATCGGTAGATCCAATTTCTTGCGATAATCCTGAACCGCACGGATCACTTCGCGCACCCATCCTTCTTGTACTAGATCAGGTGTAATCTCAGTATTTAATGCTACTGTAATCCCGTACCCTGAAGCAGAGGCAAAACCAGATCTTGCCTGCTTATCAATTAACAATTCTTCAGGCGTAATTTGTAATTCATCACCTTCAGGAGAAGTTACATTTAGAATGCCAGATTGTACCGCTTCACGCGTTTCCTCTGCAGTCATACTCTTGAAGTGATTTTGCAGGAATCCAACATTTTTACCATATTTTTTACCGCCAATTTTTAAATTAAGCTTGAGTGTTAGATCAACAAAACCGCTATCATCGCTTTCTGTAACGATATTCTTCACATTGATTTCTTCTTTGATAATATCCTCATATCCAGGTAGATTAAAACCATGATCAATCGAAACAATCAGTTCTGACAACGGCTGACGAGTCTTAATTCCTGTCTCATTACGAACGTTTCGTGCAAGCTCAACAATACGACGTGCTGTCTCCATATCGCGCTCTAAAGCCTCGTCAATCAGCTCTTCATTCGCCTGAGGATAGTCATCTAGATGAACACTATCCACTCCACCAAGATTCAGATAAATATCTTCAGCCAACATCGGTGTGAATGGCGCGATCAACTTCGCCGTCGTCATCATCACTTCCGTTAATGTGCGGTAGGCATCCAGTTTATCTTCCGTAAGTCCACTTCCCCAGAAACGATCACGCGAACGACGGATATACCAGTTACTTAGTTCATCCACAAAACCTTCTATTGCTTTCGAAGCATTTAAGAAATCGTTCACAGCTAATCCTTTATCTACCGTCTTAATCAAACTGTTCAAACGAGATAAAATCCAGCGATCTAGCTTATGATTCGATAGTTGGAATGGATGTTTAGCAGCATCAAAACCATCTATACTTGCATATAGCGTTAAGAATGCATGGGTGTTAACTAGCGTATCCACCAACTTAGATTTGGCTTCCCCTACGATTCCTTTGGAGAAGCGTTTGCTATTCCAAGGTGCACTATCAGATAGTAACGCCCAACGGAAAGCATCCGTTCCATACTCTTCAATAATTTCCCACGGATCAATAACATTTCCTTTAGACTTAGACATCTTCTGTCCTTGCTCATCTAGCACATGTCCAGTCGCCATAACAGCTTTATAAGGAGCTTTCCCTGTTAGAAGCGTAGATACAGCTAAAAGACTATAGAACCACCCACGCGTCTGGTCAATCCCTTCACAGATCATGTCCGCAGGATACTGTTGCTCGAACGTTTCCTGATTCTCAAAAGGATAATGTTGCTGAGCAAACGGCATTGAACCGCTATCGAACCATACATCAATTACTTCTGGTGTACGAGTCATGATGTATTGCCCACAAGAACTACGTACTTTCACATCATCGACATACGGTTTGTGTAACTCTAAATTCTCAGGAACATCACCAATCGCACGGGCTCTAAGCTCTGCAATATTGTGTGGTGCGAACTGTTCTCCCGTTTCTTGACATATCCAAATATTCAGTGGTGTACCCCAATAACGGTCACGACTAATATTCCAATCCACCAAATCCTCTAGGAATTTACCGAAACGCCCTTCACGAACATGGCCTGGATACCATTCAACCTCATTATTGTTAGCAATCAATTGATCCTTAATCGCTGTTGTCTTAATAAACCAACTGTCCATAGCATAATACAATAGTGGTGTATCACAACGCCAACAGAAAGGATAACTATGCTCATATTTTTCTTTACTATATAGCATGCCACGTTCAGAAAGCATTTTGACAATATCGATGTCACAATCTTTAACAAAACGTCCAGCCAAATCAGTTACTTCATCAACGTAGCATCCTTGTAGATTCACGACATTCACAAAACTGATGTCATTCTCTTTACATACTCTATAGTCATCTTCACCATGAGCTGGAGCTAAATGAACGATACCTGTACCACTAGCATCTGTAACAAATTTCGCACCCAGAATCACATTAGATTTCTCTAATTGCGTGTAACTAAATGGTGCATCATACATTTGGCCAACTAACTCTGAACCTTTAAGCGTGCCGATGACTTCATACTCACCATGCATCACATCATCCACTAGCTTCTTAGCTACGATATATACGCCATCTGCTTGCTTCACACGCGCATATTCCATTTCTGGATTCACAGCCAGCGCTACGTGTCCAGGTAAAGTCCAGGGCGTTGTGGTCCAAGCTAGAACATACTCACCACTATCATGTAACTTGAACTTCGCCGTAGCACTCAGATCTTTAACATCCTTATAACCTTGCGCAACTTCATGCGAGCTAAGCGATGTCTGGCAAGAAGGGCAGTACGGGCTAACGCGATGACCACGATATAACAAATCTTTGTCATGCACCGTAGCTAGAATATTCCACACACTCTCGATGTAATTGTTATCCAATGTGATATATGGATCATCCATATTCGTCCAGTATCCGATCGCTTCAGTCAATTCACGCCATTGCTTCTCATAGACAAATACACTTTCCTTACACTTCTTAATAAAAGCTTCTACGCCATACTCTTCAATCTCATGTTTATGCGTAATTCCTAGTTGTTTCTGCACACCTAACTCAACAGGAAGACCATGTGTATCCCATCCTGCTTTACGTACGACACGATACCCTTTCATCGTCTGATACCGACCAATGAAATCCTTGATTACCCGTCCCAGGACGTGGCCAATATGTGGCTTACCATTCGCTGTAGGTGGTCCCTCGTAAAATACAAAATTAGGTTTTCCTTCACGGTGATCTATCGATTTACGAAACGTTCCTTCATCATTCCACTTCTTCAAAACGCGCAATTCTCTAGCGCGTGCCTTTTCTTTGACATCGACTCTATTCATGAATGATCATTCCTTTCAATATGGACTCCTGTAGATACCCAAAATTTCGTCGTAATTCTTACATAGATTGTTTTAAGTTTATTAGGAACGTATCCTCGCTTACCGCCTTTCAAGGAAGTCCATCCCCCTAAGTCCCCCTTGCTAAGGGGGATTCCGAGGGCTAGCCCTCTGGACACCCAAAATTTGGTCGGAATTGTTACATAGATTGTATTAAGTTTATTTGGAGCGTATCCTCGCTTACCACCTTTTGCTAGCAAAAGGCCCGCTTACTTACATTTGTCTGTTGCGACTTCCACTCTTTCGTCCGTTGCCCTGCACCGAAGTATCAACTTCTCATAGGTGGAAGACACCGTTGACGTTCCCGTAGGGGAGTCGAGAACGGGGAATTCTACCTACTCGAATGTAACTCGAGTGCGTCACTGACCCTCTTTCGTCCGTTGCCCTGAACCGAAGCATCTCCATCGTCGTAGGTGGAAGATCCCGTTGACGTTCCCGTAGGGGAGTCGAGGACAGGGATTTCCACCTACTCGAATGTAATTCAGGGCGAAACTGTCCCTCTTTCGTCTGTTGCACTGCGTCGAAGCATCTCCTTCGCCATAGGTGGAAGATCCCGTTGACGTCCCCGTAGGGGAGTCGAGGACAGGGATTTCCACCTACTCGAATGTAACTCAGGTGCGACGCTGTGGCCCTCCATAGATAGTGAGTGCGGCCGCGCGAAGTGGCTAGGCACTCCTCGTATGGAAGGTGACCGAGTGATCCCGAAGGGGAGTCGAGGAAGTACCGCTCGCACCTCCACCGTCACTCCTCTCCACCCACTAACTCCTTCCACCAAACTTTCAGGCGTCCAGAGGGCAGGCCCTCTGGGGTCCCCCTTCTTAAGGGGGATTTAGGGGGATCAAAACAACATAAATAAGCCCCATCCCCAAAGGGACGAGACTTTAGCTCGCGTTACCACCCTAATTTCGCTCATTAAAAAAACTTAATCAGCGACTCCTCAAGTCTATGATGAACTTACCAACATAGAGCCGTTATAACGTTCGGCAGTCCGGTTCAGCTTACACACGTTAGTGACGTTTCAGCTTCACTTCTCCGGGAGGATCTTCCACATAAGGTCTGAACATTGGCTCTCAGCAATTCGCCAACTCTCTAAAGAACAGCTCCTCAAGGTACTTATCCCATCATCAAATCTATTTAGTCCAATCAGAAAAATCATATTATGAGTATAGTTATAGCTTTTTTTCGCAAAAAAGTCAAACCAGTAGAACCCTTATAGTAATTCCTTAACTTCTTCACGGCTTTCTAATGAATCCCAACCATCCATACTAAGTAATTCCAATTGTGCTTCAACCAACGTACGGAAACGTGTGCGATAAATGGAAGCCTGTTTCTTTAGCTCTTCCACTTCCATTGCAATTTTCCGTGATTTGGATAAGGACTCATTAACAATTCGGTCTGCATTCTTCTCGGCTTCTTTTAGAATTAACTGAGATTCCTTCTTGGCATTACTCTTCACATCATCTGCTGCTTCTTGTGCAACAATGATTGTCTTAGATAGGGATTCCTCAATATTAACGAAATGATCTAATCTCTCTTGAAGAGTAAACATCTGGTTCTGTAATTCCTTGTTCTCCCGAATAACACTCTCGTAATCCTTAATGACTTGGTCCAAGAATTCATTAACTTCATCTTCATCATAACCGCGGATACGGCGGCCAAATTCTTTGTTATGTATATCCAATGGTGTTAACGGCATGGGTGTGCACCTCCTGAAAATTTCGGTATTCAAATTTAACCGATTAACGATATATACTATTCTTGCAAATTATAATCTATAAAGATTGGATCATCATTAATAGTTCTTGGTTTACTCAATTCGACAAGAAGTGTTTACTTCCTGCAAAGTTCTCACACAAATTTTCCGACTTTGACGCGATGACGTCCTTTTTTGGTAATTCCGTCTAGCTCTAATACCTTAAACCGGCCAAATCCTTGCAAAGAAATAACATCACCTTCTTTTAATATAACGGAAGGATCCTCCACAACTCTCCAATTGACTCGACATCGTCCAGCTTTGATAGGAACAAGGATTTTACTACGACTTAATTGGTATGCATCTGAACAAATCCCATCTAGACGCAAGGAAGCGACCGTAATCTCCATAGTACTGAGCGAGGACTGGCTTGTCCGCAATGCTGCTAGCGGCAAAATCTCACTCTGTACATGAATACGGTGCACTTGATTTAGCTGCATTTGAAGATATGCTGCAATATCTTCTCCAACTACCGAGTGGCAACCATCATCCAACACATGAATATCACCAATCTTGCTACGTTTAATCCCTAAATTTAGAATAGCCCCCATGTAGTCACCATGGTCAAGTTCTAGAAATTTCTGATCTCCAGAATAGATACTGAGCACCGCTAAACCCATGTCTTCGTCGTCAAGATTACGATAATCAGGTGCAACAATCGCTCGGCATCTTTCCGCTCCTTCATAACCACCATCAAGGCGAATATGCACATCCGGATGTCGATTTACTAAAGTTTGTAATATGAAAGCTTGCCGGGGATCCAGGAAATCAGTAAGCTTTAATTCATGATATTCACCAGCATTTATAACCCATTCCCATGCTTTGTCAACAAATTGTCTCTCGTCTGGGTGGAAATGTTCTAGAATTTCTTTTACCATACTACACCTAAGAGAATAGAGCGCGGATAATAAATACTAATCCACCTTGAATAAACTGTAAAACAAATAATGCAATGATTGGTGAAATATCAAGCATTCCCATAATCGGCGGAATGAATCGGCGGAATGTAGATAAATAAGGTTCAACCAACTTCGTCAACAATTCTCCAATAAAATTTTCACGCAAATTCGGAACCCATGACATTAACACGTAAATCACGATCATGTAAAAGTAAATATTAAACAACAAATCAATAATTCTTTCTACTTCGTACAAAATTTATTCACCTCATTCTGTTATGTTCAAGTTCTTCGGCCAAAATCTCAGTTATATTACCTTGAATTTCGACTGTATCTGGGGTACATAAGAATATGTTACCACCAATTTTTGAAATACTTCCACTTAATGCATAGACGGTTCCACTTACAAAATCAATAATACGTAATGCTTGATCATTACGTACGCGTTGCAGATTCATCACAACGGTACGATGGGAGCGCAAATGATCAGCGATCTCTTGGGCTTCATCATAAGAACGTGGTTCATATAATACCACTTTAACATTTTTTTGAGAATGAATACTAACTACATTATTTCTTTGGTTCTTACGTGGCTCTGTATTAGCTACTCCATAGTCCTCTTCATCCATCGCAAGTGGTTCACGCTCAACAACTTCTTCTTCCTCCTGTAAACCCATGAAGCTCATAAATCGATTCATAACACCCATCCTTAACCCTCCTCTTTCCC
Coding sequences within:
- the pyrR gene encoding bifunctional pyr operon transcriptional regulator/uracil phosphoribosyltransferase PyrR, whose translation is MAKEVHVIMDETAIRRALSRIAHEIIEKNKGIENCILIGIRTRGIYLAQRIAQRIEEIEGTPIICGELDVTAYRDDRLEEQAHVVQDGNLALNQLKSSLGNVSIQDKTIILFDDVLYTGRTIRAAMDALMDCGRPRMIQLAVLADRGHRELPIRPDYIGKNVPTSNQEEIEVALIEFDGKDQVTISQNREER
- a CDS encoding LL-diaminopimelate aminotransferase, encoding MSIEQYQQTYIQTNFADRIGGSNYGKGTEIYKFEKIKRAKASAKKDFPNIELIDMGVGEPDEMADASIVTKLAEEAAKSENRGYADNGISEFKEAAAKYLQEVFCVDGIDPVNEIVHSIGSKPALAMLPSCFINPGDITIMTVPGYPVLGTHTKYLGGEVFTVELKKENKFLPNLNDIPADIARRAKLLYLNYPNNPTGASATVEFFTEVVEWARKYDVVVVHDAPYAALTYDGMKPLSFLSVEGAKDVGIELHSLSKSYNMTGWRIGFVAGNPLIVKAFSDVKDNNDSGQFIAIQKAAAYGLSRPEITEQIALKYSRRHNLLVDALNELGFSAEKPKGSFFLYVEAPKGVKGGQRFTSGEDFSQFLIREQLISTVPWDDAGHFVRFSVTFIANGEEDEKRVISEIKRRLSQVEFEF
- a CDS encoding RluA family pseudouridine synthase, with translation MREFIVEEGSGKERIDKYITEVWGEDVSRSQVQLWINGDHVKVNGNTVKANYKLSVGDQIEVIVPEPTLVEIIAQDIPLEVVYEDQDLIVVNKPRGMVVHPAPGHSSGTLVNALMYHCKDLSGINGELRPGIVHRIDKDTSGLIMAAKNDKSHASLAAQLKEHTVTRRYIALVQGSIGHDQGTVDAPIGRDPLDRKMYTVKEKNSKQAVTHFTVQERLGDYTLLELKLETGRTHQIRVHMKFIGHSLVGDPIYGRGKGIKFGGQALHAAVLGFNHPSSGEYLEFNADIPQDLQDLLASLRSR
- the lspA gene encoding signal peptidase II; translation: MVYYIIALVAFLVDQGTKYLVASRMELSEQIPVIGNFFLITSHRNRGAAFGILQDQRWFFILITSIVVIAIIWYLQKVMKTSNKLLPLALSLVLGGAIGNFIDRVIAGEVVDFLMFNFGNYTFPIFNVADSCIVVGVGLIILDSFLDMKRNPSNPNTEGNEEA
- a CDS encoding TraR/DksA C4-type zinc finger protein, with the protein product MTQSLSSAQINHLRQMLELEKEDITNRTKNNEHNGLEDSLRYQTGELSSIDNHPGDVATELYYRSMDISLLEHDDLQLDRIENALTQMNEGTYGTCTICGQSIPYDRLLAVPATRYCKEHSPRQQVSDDRPVEEEILMPPFGRTSLDERHDQNGFDGEDAWQTVERWGTSNSPAMAEDNQIESYDDMAIEADDEIEGCVESLESFVSADIEGNPTGIVRNHHYHKYMSSDEGIDTLTQQDMIP
- a CDS encoding DUF5665 domain-containing protein, which encodes MKQDRSEDTYNLMMKVADQLERSRIAQYTELLHRPWRLIWLNILSGTARGVGIAIGFTFFAATIIYVLQLLGALNLPIVGDYIADIVRIVQRQLELNY
- the ileS gene encoding isoleucine--tRNA ligase; the protein is MNRVDVKEKARARELRVLKKWNDEGTFRKSIDHREGKPNFVFYEGPPTANGKPHIGHVLGRVIKDFIGRYQTMKGYRVVRKAGWDTHGLPVELGVQKQLGITHKHEIEEYGVEAFIKKCKESVFVYEKQWRELTEAIGYWTNMDDPYITLDNNYIESVWNILATVHDKDLLYRGHRVSPYCPSCQTSLSSHEVAQGYKDVKDLSATAKFKLHDSGEYVLAWTTTPWTLPGHVALAVNPEMEYARVKQADGVYIVAKKLVDDVMHGEYEVIGTLKGSELVGQMYDAPFSYTQLEKSNVILGAKFVTDASGTGIVHLAPAHGEDDYRVCKENDISFVNVVNLQGCYVDEVTDLAGRFVKDCDIDIVKMLSERGMLYSKEKYEHSYPFCWRCDTPLLYYAMDSWFIKTTAIKDQLIANNNEVEWYPGHVREGRFGKFLEDLVDWNISRDRYWGTPLNIWICQETGEQFAPHNIAELRARAIGDVPENLELHKPYVDDVKVRSSCGQYIMTRTPEVIDVWFDSGSMPFAQQHYPFENQETFEQQYPADMICEGIDQTRGWFYSLLAVSTLLTGKAPYKAVMATGHVLDEQGQKMSKSKGNVIDPWEIIEEYGTDAFRWALLSDSAPWNSKRFSKGIVGEAKSKLVDTLVNTHAFLTLYASIDGFDAAKHPFQLSNHKLDRWILSRLNSLIKTVDKGLAVNDFLNASKAIEGFVDELSNWYIRRSRDRFWGSGLTEDKLDAYRTLTEVMMTTAKLIAPFTPMLAEDIYLNLGGVDSVHLDDYPQANEELIDEALERDMETARRIVELARNVRNETGIKTRQPLSELIVSIDHGFNLPGYEDIIKEEINVKNIVTESDDSGFVDLTLKLNLKIGGKKYGKNVGFLQNHFKSMTAEETREAVQSGILNVTSPEGDELQITPEELLIDKQARSGFASASGYGITVALNTEITPDLVQEGWVREVIRAVQDYRKKLDLPIEKRVVLTLAVDDELKEAITTFNHVLRENVLVSELLFGSNETMEQVEIAGKTVGIYIAD
- a CDS encoding DivIVA domain-containing protein, giving the protein MPLTPLDIHNKEFGRRIRGYDEDEVNEFLDQVIKDYESVIRENKELQNQMFTLQERLDHFVNIEESLSKTIIVAQEAADDVKSNAKKESQLILKEAEKNADRIVNESLSKSRKIAMEVEELKKQASIYRTRFRTLVEAQLELLSMDGWDSLESREEVKELL
- a CDS encoding RNA-binding protein, which produces MVKEILEHFHPDERQFVDKAWEWVINAGEYHELKLTDFLDPRQAFILQTLVNRHPDVHIRLDGGYEGAERCRAIVAPDYRNLDDEDMGLAVLSIYSGDQKFLELDHGDYMGAILNLGIKRSKIGDIHVLDDGCHSVVGEDIAAYLQMQLNQVHRIHVQSEILPLAALRTSQSSLSTMEITVASLRLDGICSDAYQLSRSKILVPIKAGRCRVNWRVVEDPSVILKEGDVISLQGFGRFKVLELDGITKKGRHRVKVGKFV
- a CDS encoding YggT family protein encodes the protein MLYEVERIIDLLFNIYFYMIVIYVLMSWVPNLRENFIGELLTKLVEPYLSTFRRFIPPIMGMLDISPIIALFVLQFIQGGLVFIIRALFS
- a CDS encoding cell division protein SepF codes for the protein MGVMNRFMSFMGLQEEEEVVEREPLAMDEEDYGVANTEPRKNQRNNVVSIHSQKNVKVVLYEPRSYDEAQEIADHLRSHRTVVMNLQRVRNDQALRIIDFVSGTVYALSGSISKIGGNIFLCTPDTVEIQGNITEILAEELEHNRMR